A single region of the Herpetosiphon gulosus genome encodes:
- the drmD gene encoding DISARM system SNF2-like helicase DrmD: MAATVPEQGQVVQVRHRRYVVTTIQQRLLPQPLLATPIPPQHVVTLQALEEDALGEELQVVWELEVGAQVVNQRALPAPDGFDAPQRFDAFLDAVRWGTVASANTRALQAPFRSGIAIEDYQLDPVVRAIQMPRANLLIADDVGLGKTVETGLVMQELMVRQRVRTVLIVCPSALQIQWRDQMREKFGLSFRIVDSALMRTLRRERGLHVNPWSHYPLLITSIDFLKRDRPMRLMRETLPADDTPRYPRRFDLLVIDEVHNVAPSGRGQYAVDSLRTLAIRQIAPHFEHRLFLSATPHNGYAESFSALLELLDNQRFARGVMPDRQQLQTIMVRRLKSDITAWDGSPRFPQRVVVPLEVHYREREREAHRILAAYSRERLHQARDASERVATEFVLKLLKKRLFSSPEAFALTLEQHERTLHQPKKPLAQRAPSLSVLRQHLADIDDEELEDETPDRDDGLTVAATFFAPLTATEREYLQQLRQWAEQARVMSDSRLEMLIAWLRQHIQLDGVWTNQRVVIFTEYRATQRWLMQMLAAHGFGQPDRIALLYGGMAADQRERIKAAFQADPALASVRILLATDAASEGIDLQKYCSHLIHMEIPWNPSRLEQRNGRIDRHGQHAKSVQIYHFVSHGWQHHDATTPGSLEADLEFLFRAAQKVNTIREDLGKVGPVIAAQVEEAMLGQRRSLDTTVAETQSAPVRALLKFERSLREHIQQLHEQLHETQRSLHLTPDRIKNAVAVALALANLPGLEPVANDEGVFWMPALTGSWAEATMGLAHPHTHAIRPITFDHERARDRDDVVLVHLNHRLVQMALRLLRAEVWATNQQQRLFRVTARTAPNAALDTPAVVACARLVMLGGDQQRLHEELVFAGGWIRDGRWTRMSVADVERVIGSMQDQAVAPAVAERLRNIWSQYEAPLLTALDARVSDRMNSLQRQLRERADSEAQAMQRILSELEQAIRHKLHAFTTDLQLSLFSNPEKEQVARNQEALRLRLQHIPAERDQEMQAIADRFANPQPRFFPVATLFVVPERLNR; the protein is encoded by the coding sequence ATGGCTGCAACTGTTCCTGAACAAGGCCAAGTCGTCCAGGTACGTCACCGTCGCTATGTGGTTACGACGATTCAACAACGTCTTCTTCCACAACCCCTGCTGGCCACGCCCATCCCACCTCAGCATGTCGTTACTCTGCAAGCGCTTGAAGAAGATGCCCTTGGCGAGGAACTCCAAGTGGTGTGGGAATTGGAGGTCGGTGCGCAGGTCGTCAATCAGCGAGCCTTGCCTGCCCCTGATGGCTTTGATGCCCCTCAACGCTTTGATGCATTTTTGGATGCAGTGCGCTGGGGAACGGTTGCGAGTGCCAATACGCGTGCGCTCCAAGCCCCCTTTCGGAGTGGGATTGCCATTGAAGATTATCAGCTTGATCCGGTGGTTCGTGCGATTCAGATGCCGCGTGCCAATTTGTTGATTGCTGATGATGTTGGCTTGGGCAAAACGGTGGAAACTGGCTTGGTCATGCAGGAATTGATGGTGCGGCAGCGCGTGCGGACAGTGCTGATTGTCTGCCCCTCGGCGTTACAGATCCAATGGCGCGATCAAATGCGTGAGAAATTTGGCCTCTCCTTTCGGATTGTCGATAGTGCGCTCATGCGGACGTTGCGTCGTGAACGGGGGTTGCATGTCAATCCATGGAGCCATTATCCGCTGTTGATTACCTCGATTGATTTTCTCAAGCGAGATCGCCCGATGCGCTTGATGCGTGAAACCTTGCCCGCCGATGATACGCCGCGTTATCCCCGCCGCTTTGATTTACTCGTCATCGACGAGGTGCATAATGTGGCACCTTCAGGTCGCGGCCAGTATGCGGTCGATTCATTACGCACGTTGGCCATTCGCCAGATTGCGCCGCATTTTGAGCATCGCTTGTTTCTCTCGGCCACGCCGCACAATGGCTATGCCGAGAGCTTTAGCGCCCTCTTAGAATTATTGGATAACCAACGGTTTGCTCGTGGCGTGATGCCTGATCGCCAGCAATTACAAACGATCATGGTGCGGCGGCTCAAATCCGATATTACTGCGTGGGATGGCTCACCCCGTTTCCCCCAGCGTGTGGTTGTGCCACTCGAAGTTCACTATCGCGAGCGTGAGCGGGAAGCCCACCGCATTTTAGCGGCCTATAGCCGTGAACGCTTGCACCAGGCACGCGATGCCAGCGAACGGGTTGCCACGGAGTTTGTGCTCAAGCTGTTGAAAAAACGGCTGTTTTCGTCACCCGAAGCCTTTGCGCTTACGCTCGAACAGCATGAACGGACGCTGCATCAGCCCAAAAAACCGCTGGCTCAGCGTGCTCCGTCGCTGAGTGTCTTACGCCAGCATCTTGCCGACATTGACGATGAGGAGCTGGAGGATGAAACCCCTGATCGCGATGATGGCCTCACGGTTGCGGCAACCTTCTTTGCCCCATTGACGGCCACCGAACGGGAGTATCTTCAACAGTTGCGCCAATGGGCCGAGCAGGCGCGGGTCATGAGCGATAGCCGACTGGAGATGCTCATTGCGTGGTTACGCCAGCACATCCAGCTCGATGGTGTTTGGACGAATCAACGGGTGGTGATTTTTACCGAATATCGGGCCACTCAACGCTGGTTAATGCAGATGCTTGCGGCGCATGGGTTTGGGCAGCCTGATCGGATTGCGTTACTCTATGGAGGCATGGCCGCTGATCAGCGTGAACGAATCAAGGCGGCGTTTCAGGCTGATCCGGCGCTGGCTTCTGTGCGCATCTTGTTGGCAACGGATGCCGCTTCCGAAGGGATCGATCTCCAAAAATATTGTTCGCACCTGATTCATATGGAGATTCCGTGGAATCCCAGTCGCTTGGAGCAGCGCAATGGGCGGATTGATCGCCATGGCCAGCATGCCAAATCGGTGCAGATTTATCATTTTGTCAGCCATGGTTGGCAGCATCACGATGCGACCACCCCCGGCTCACTCGAAGCCGATCTTGAGTTTTTGTTTCGCGCTGCCCAAAAGGTCAATACCATTCGCGAGGATCTTGGCAAGGTTGGCCCCGTGATTGCGGCTCAGGTTGAGGAAGCCATGTTGGGCCAGCGCCGGAGCCTCGATACGACGGTTGCCGAAACCCAAAGCGCTCCGGTGCGGGCGTTGCTGAAATTTGAGCGCTCGTTGCGTGAGCATATTCAGCAATTGCACGAGCAATTGCACGAAACTCAGCGCAGCTTGCATCTCACGCCCGACCGTATCAAAAACGCGGTTGCTGTGGCGTTAGCCCTTGCCAATTTGCCAGGGCTTGAACCGGTTGCCAATGACGAAGGGGTGTTTTGGATGCCCGCGCTCACCGGGAGTTGGGCCGAGGCGACCATGGGCTTGGCTCATCCGCATACTCACGCGATTCGCCCGATTACCTTCGACCACGAACGCGCTCGCGACCGTGATGACGTGGTATTGGTGCATTTGAATCACCGCCTTGTCCAGATGGCACTGCGGTTGCTTCGGGCTGAAGTGTGGGCGACCAATCAACAACAACGCCTGTTTCGGGTTACGGCACGCACGGCCCCCAATGCGGCCTTGGATACGCCCGCCGTGGTGGCCTGTGCGCGATTGGTGATGCTCGGTGGGGATCAGCAGCGCTTGCATGAGGAGTTGGTCTTCGCTGGCGGTTGGATTCGTGATGGACGCTGGACACGCATGAGTGTGGCGGATGTTGAGCGGGTGATCGGTTCAATGCAGGATCAGGCGGTTGCGCCAGCCGTGGCAGAGCGCCTGCGCAACATCTGGTCGCAGTATGAAGCGCCGCTCCTCACGGCCCTTGATGCACGGGTGAGCGATCGTATGAACTCCTTGCAGCGCCAACTGCGCGAACGCGCCGACTCCGAAGCCCAAGCGATGCAGCGTATCTTGAGCGAACTTGAACAGGCGATTCGCCACAAATTACATGCTTTTACGACTGATCTGCAATTGTCGCTGTTTTCCAATCCTGAGAAAGAGCAAGTTGCCCGCAATCAGGAAGCCCTGCGTTTACGGTTGCAGCACATTCCTGCCGAACGCGATCAGGAAATGCAGGCAATTGCCGATCGATTTGCCAATCCGCAGCCACGCTTCTTTCCGGTAGCAACCCTGTTTGTTGTGCCCGAACGCCTGAATCGCTAA
- a CDS encoding integrase core domain-containing protein encodes MVTDRWFATRRTLYELLHTNPDWSNRQFATALNVSTDWVRIWKQRIGSPPHPDPDVVCQSQSRARKTPPPAWSDRVIERILTLRQELATQFHRTVGAKTILAYLQRDPDLADERIPRSPTTVNRILRDHQLLVDPPTHQRQPRTLCPPMQEIEIDFTDVTTIPPDPDGKRQHAAEAFMWVDAGTSIPVAARISTDFHMASVIRTTASILQQIGLPARIRMDCDVRLVSNNRMADFPSPFQRLLLNLGIQVEVCPPHRPDLKPFVERFHKNYKGESVYPNWPTTEAEAQAQADAYCEWYRTERPHQGRACGNRPPAEAFPELPVLPPVPAQVDADGWLNQIDGWTFVRRVNAQGKLILDGATYTAGIAYAGQELAVQVDAAARELILIQREQAVKRLKLKRLLGGMMPFEQLVEALCGLAAQETKRLNQRQQRRRR; translated from the coding sequence ATGGTCACGGATCGCTGGTTTGCTACCCGCCGAACGTTGTACGAATTGCTCCACACGAACCCCGACTGGTCGAATCGCCAGTTTGCCACCGCGCTCAACGTTTCCACCGATTGGGTGCGTATCTGGAAACAGCGCATTGGCTCGCCACCCCATCCCGATCCGGATGTCGTTTGCCAGAGCCAATCACGCGCCCGCAAAACCCCACCGCCCGCATGGAGTGATCGCGTTATTGAGCGGATTCTGACCTTACGCCAGGAGTTGGCCACGCAGTTCCATCGCACCGTCGGAGCCAAAACCATTCTGGCCTATCTCCAGCGCGATCCTGATCTCGCCGATGAGCGGATTCCCCGTTCACCCACCACGGTCAATCGCATCTTGCGCGATCATCAGCTGCTCGTAGACCCACCTACGCACCAGCGCCAGCCGCGCACGCTCTGTCCGCCCATGCAGGAGATTGAAATCGATTTTACCGATGTCACCACCATTCCCCCCGACCCCGATGGCAAACGCCAGCACGCCGCCGAAGCCTTTATGTGGGTTGATGCGGGGACATCGATTCCCGTCGCCGCGCGGATCAGCACCGATTTTCATATGGCTTCGGTGATTCGCACCACGGCCAGCATCCTCCAGCAGATCGGCCTCCCAGCGCGTATCCGCATGGATTGTGATGTGCGCTTGGTCAGCAATAATCGCATGGCGGATTTTCCATCGCCCTTCCAACGCTTGTTGCTCAATCTCGGGATTCAGGTCGAGGTCTGTCCCCCGCATCGACCCGACTTAAAGCCGTTCGTGGAGCGGTTTCACAAAAATTACAAGGGCGAATCGGTCTATCCGAACTGGCCAACGACCGAGGCCGAAGCGCAAGCGCAAGCCGATGCGTACTGTGAATGGTATCGCACCGAACGCCCGCACCAAGGCCGGGCCTGTGGCAATCGCCCACCTGCCGAGGCGTTTCCTGAGTTGCCCGTGTTACCACCGGTTCCGGCGCAGGTCGATGCCGATGGCTGGCTGAACCAGATCGATGGCTGGACGTTTGTTCGGCGGGTCAATGCGCAAGGCAAGCTCATACTGGATGGCGCAACGTATACGGCGGGAATCGCCTATGCAGGCCAAGAACTAGCGGTCCAGGTGGATGCTGCCGCACGGGAATTGATCCTGATTCAGCGTGAACAGGCGGTCAAACGACTCAAACTCAAGCGGCTCTTAGGTGGGATGATGCCGTTCGAGCAGCTGGTTGAGGCATTGTGTGGCTTGGCTGCGCAGGAAACCAAACGGCTCAACCAACGCCAGCAGCGCCGCCGCCGATGA
- a CDS encoding GIY-YIG nuclease family protein codes for MRLSLYCLAIETPSEHFYKIGVTARPIAERVSELQLALNPHVGAATITVLGVWPQRGHVERYAHFRHQAHRRTLGTFQEYFAFPDMKAVVRDFNRMPKKVLKALEQGVLAGAPSVVMQAIAAEKAAQDRMRNDSSRSR; via the coding sequence TTGCGGCTCTCGCTCTACTGCCTCGCGATTGAGACCCCCAGCGAGCATTTTTATAAAATCGGCGTGACGGCGCGGCCCATTGCTGAGCGGGTGTCCGAGCTTCAGCTTGCGCTCAATCCGCACGTTGGCGCGGCAACGATCACGGTTTTAGGTGTGTGGCCGCAGCGGGGCCATGTGGAGCGCTATGCCCATTTTCGCCATCAGGCCCATCGCCGGACGCTGGGCACATTTCAGGAATACTTTGCTTTTCCCGATATGAAGGCGGTGGTGCGGGATTTCAACCGCATGCCCAAGAAGGTGCTGAAGGCGCTTGAGCAGGGCGTGTTGGCGGGAGCGCCGTCGGTCGTGATGCAGGCGATAGCAGCGGAGAAGGCTGCGCAGGATCGCATGCGCAATGACTCCAGTCGCAGCCGATAG